One Thalassotalea atypica DNA window includes the following coding sequences:
- a CDS encoding TonB-dependent receptor domain-containing protein, with amino-acid sequence MKTKTTSKHRVKHLSLCVAAALTANITVINQANAEEQTESIEEIERISIIGSNIKRATDIGTLPVTALTEKDIENTGAVTGDELLRSIPQIGAVNFGAATGNGGVNDARGDVSSINLRGVGSGNTLTLLNGRRLVTHPGTQSENFVPVSTVNSNTLPISGLRSLEVLRDGAAAIYGSDAVAGVVNYRLKDDYEGHKLSLSYGGSEGTPLDETTFSYLTGFDLNDGKSHLTASFSYYTRDGMMAKERPYSASHDLREYPGLPEEFIGDTQLDNRSTATPWGDFTSDSLGRFHLQPDTSSGCVVNLAGGICADSGSFPRDQRFDRGTTRSLVSDVDRLNFYTYFTHEINDDLEFFSEAIFYRAEAERTREQTHNLTAQRFMISADAAHNPFGEDVQLRSYRAIDTGPRNVEVDDTSYRILGGLRGTWNDWDWETAAFYTAAETNDEANRIQASAFQASINSTDPALAYNIFTGGDINNPNQGDSTLNPQSVIDQFMTKVSRDSKTSLASIDFKVSNGAIFELPAGDVGVAIGVEFRRETFEDDRDPLLDGSNPFVDAITGNVLSGSDVLGSSPTPDSDADRNVTSAFAEFIVPLVDSGSHYVEMQVAARYEDFSDVGDALKPKVALFWEPADWISFRASYAGGFRAPGLPQVSAEGVPRSNTLFDPVLDSSYAVVDIRSGTTDLKPEDDENTSIGLVFQPVENFTFTMDAWKIEQKDLVGILPGSSHLLYDSLLRSQGSSNEAVIRDTATNEVVQINNDYMNLGIRNIEGIDFSLVYDIETEFGDFEFTANAAKLNKFEQEADPISAQLIAAQEAGDPSVPTDRTVAGAGDLVKQNGRPEWRSRVALDWDYNQWGAGISANYVSEVVDTSTTATVDGEVVQLPVDSFTRVNVYADYRFKGNDLFASGKIRLGVRNIGDEEPPLADELAHGYFGSLHSNRGRYFYMNLSTSF; translated from the coding sequence AACTGTTATTAATCAAGCCAATGCCGAAGAACAGACCGAGTCAATTGAAGAAATAGAGCGCATTAGTATCATCGGATCGAATATCAAGCGTGCAACAGATATTGGTACATTGCCAGTAACGGCGTTGACAGAAAAAGATATTGAAAATACCGGTGCGGTCACAGGAGATGAGTTGCTACGTTCAATTCCACAAATTGGCGCAGTAAATTTTGGCGCGGCTACTGGTAACGGTGGTGTCAATGATGCTCGAGGTGATGTCTCATCGATTAACCTTCGCGGTGTCGGCTCAGGTAATACATTAACACTACTCAATGGTCGTAGACTGGTGACTCACCCAGGCACACAATCTGAAAATTTTGTCCCTGTCTCAACAGTTAACTCCAATACCTTACCTATTTCTGGATTGCGTTCTCTTGAAGTCTTACGTGACGGAGCTGCTGCTATTTATGGCTCAGATGCAGTTGCAGGTGTGGTGAATTATCGACTAAAAGATGATTATGAAGGTCATAAATTAAGCTTGTCTTACGGTGGCTCTGAAGGAACACCACTTGATGAAACAACGTTTAGTTATTTAACGGGCTTTGATTTAAACGACGGTAAGTCTCATTTGACGGCTTCGTTTAGCTATTACACCCGCGACGGCATGATGGCCAAAGAACGTCCTTACTCAGCTAGCCATGATTTACGTGAATACCCAGGATTACCAGAAGAATTTATTGGCGATACTCAGTTAGACAATCGTTCTACGGCAACGCCTTGGGGGGACTTCACGTCAGACTCACTAGGACGCTTTCATTTACAGCCTGACACGAGCTCGGGTTGTGTCGTAAATTTAGCTGGTGGTATATGTGCCGATAGCGGTAGTTTTCCTCGTGATCAACGTTTTGATCGCGGTACCACACGCTCTTTAGTGTCTGATGTCGACCGACTAAATTTCTACACCTATTTTACTCATGAAATTAATGATGATTTAGAGTTTTTCTCCGAAGCAATTTTCTATCGTGCAGAAGCTGAACGTACACGTGAACAAACACATAACTTAACTGCACAGCGTTTTATGATTTCAGCCGATGCGGCGCATAACCCTTTTGGGGAAGATGTCCAGCTACGTAGCTACCGTGCGATTGATACCGGCCCTAGAAACGTTGAAGTTGACGATACGAGCTACCGTATTCTTGGTGGGCTTCGTGGTACTTGGAATGATTGGGATTGGGAAACGGCTGCATTTTACACAGCAGCTGAAACCAATGATGAAGCAAACCGCATTCAAGCTAGCGCATTTCAAGCGTCGATAAACAGCACAGATCCTGCGCTTGCTTATAATATCTTTACCGGCGGTGACATTAATAACCCAAATCAAGGTGATAGCACTTTAAACCCGCAAAGTGTGATTGATCAATTCATGACAAAAGTGTCGCGCGATTCAAAAACTAGCCTTGCTTCAATAGACTTTAAAGTCAGTAACGGCGCTATCTTTGAATTACCTGCTGGTGATGTTGGTGTAGCTATAGGAGTAGAGTTCCGCCGTGAAACCTTTGAAGATGATCGTGATCCGTTACTTGATGGCAGCAACCCGTTTGTTGACGCCATCACAGGCAACGTATTGTCCGGCAGCGATGTGTTAGGCAGTAGCCCAACACCTGATTCCGACGCTGATCGTAATGTCACCTCTGCATTTGCAGAGTTTATTGTGCCGTTAGTCGACTCCGGCTCTCACTATGTTGAAATGCAAGTGGCAGCGCGGTATGAAGACTTTTCAGATGTCGGTGACGCGTTAAAACCTAAAGTGGCGTTATTCTGGGAGCCTGCTGATTGGATTAGCTTCCGCGCATCTTATGCAGGCGGCTTTAGAGCACCTGGTCTTCCGCAAGTCTCTGCTGAAGGGGTACCTCGTTCAAATACCCTATTTGACCCAGTCCTTGACTCAAGCTACGCCGTGGTTGACATCCGCAGCGGTACTACAGACTTAAAGCCAGAAGATGATGAAAATACATCAATAGGTTTAGTGTTCCAGCCAGTTGAAAATTTCACTTTCACAATGGATGCTTGGAAAATTGAGCAAAAAGATCTTGTTGGTATTTTACCTGGCTCATCGCATTTACTTTATGATTCATTATTACGTAGTCAGGGCTCTAGTAATGAAGCGGTTATACGTGATACAGCTACCAATGAAGTGGTTCAAATAAACAATGATTACATGAACCTTGGTATTCGTAACATTGAAGGAATAGACTTCAGTTTAGTGTACGATATTGAGACAGAGTTTGGTGATTTCGAATTTACTGCGAATGCGGCTAAATTGAATAAATTTGAACAAGAAGCGGACCCTATTTCTGCGCAATTAATTGCAGCACAAGAAGCGGGTGACCCCTCAGTGCCGACAGACAGAACCGTTGCTGGTGCAGGTGATTTAGTTAAGCAAAATGGGCGTCCAGAATGGCGTTCACGTGTTGCGCTAGATTGGGACTATAATCAATGGGGCGCTGGCATTAGTGCTAACTACGTCAGTGAAGTGGTTGACACAAGTACCACGGCTACCGTTGATGGCGAAGTAGTTCAGCTTCCTGTTGATAGTTTTACTCGCGTCAATGTTTATGCGGACTACCGATTTAAAGGTAATGATTTGTTTGCAAGCGGTAAGATTCGTCTAGGGGTACGCAATATTGGTGATGAAGAGCCGCCATTAGCAGATGAACTTGCTCACGGCTATTTTGGTTCATTACATTCAAATAGAGGTCGTTACTTCTACATGAACTTAAGCACATCATTTTAA